A region of Desulfolithobacter dissulfuricans DNA encodes the following proteins:
- a CDS encoding response regulator transcription factor, translating to MRILIVDDEPELLEQIRQALNRQQYTTDTAMDGEEALDRAFSDPYDLIILDVMLPKKDGFGVLLELRNEKITTPILMLTARGEIEDRIKGLDLGADDYLAKPFSMAELLARIRALLRRGNELVTSVLETGNLRLNTATREVTLNDRPLKLTPKEFSVLEFLLYNRNRAVSRFSMAEHVWGDAFDPFTMSNNIDVHIKNLRRKIGDTGGEVIRTVRGVGYIIRDDD from the coding sequence ATGCGAATTCTGATAGTTGACGACGAACCGGAACTGCTGGAACAGATCAGGCAGGCCCTTAACCGGCAGCAGTACACAACAGATACGGCCATGGATGGGGAAGAAGCCCTGGACCGTGCCTTCTCCGATCCCTATGACTTGATCATCCTTGATGTCATGTTGCCGAAAAAAGACGGATTCGGGGTACTTCTGGAGTTGCGAAACGAAAAGATAACCACTCCGATACTGATGCTCACCGCCAGAGGAGAGATTGAAGACCGGATCAAGGGACTTGACCTGGGAGCTGACGATTACCTGGCCAAACCCTTTTCCATGGCTGAACTGCTGGCCAGAATTCGTGCCCTGCTCAGGAGAGGGAACGAGCTCGTTACATCGGTACTGGAAACCGGGAATCTCCGCCTGAACACGGCAACCAGGGAAGTTACACTCAATGACCGGCCGCTCAAGCTTACCCCGAAAGAATTTTCTGTTCTGGAATTTCTCCTGTACAACAGAAATCGGGCTGTATCGCGTTTCAGCATGGCCGAACATGTATGGGGCGATGCCTTTGATCCCTTTACCATGTCCAACAACATCGATGTCCACATTAAAAATCTGCGCCGCAAAATCGGGGATACCGGGGGTGAGGTCATCAGGACGGTACGCGGAGTGGGCTATATAATCAGGGATGATGATTAA